Genomic DNA from Candidatus Dependentiae bacterium:
TGGTGAGATACCCTGTTTGAAAGAGTAGGGTTACCAGAGGTATACTTTCGATATTAAAGGTGCCCAATGAGCTAACGCCGATTTTACCTGTTGCAATATTTTCAATCGATTTATATTTATCACGCAACATAGCCACTAAAAATGATGGCGTGCCTGTCTCGAACCAATAGTTTTCAAAAATGCCGCTATCAAGGTAGAGAAGCACAGAAAAGGGATTGTACACGAGAATATTTTTTGATGAAAAGCGATAGCCGTCATACCAGATTTTTATTTGTTGTACGATATCCGCAAAAGGTATTTGTTGTTCCTGAGCAATCGCGGTGATATGTGGTTCAAAAAATAAGACGATTTCATCGTCAGTGTAGCCTAATAACGAGGCGCCTTGTGGAGTGTTACTGATATCTTTTAAGTTATTGAGGCCAGAGAAAATGGATGTTTTAGAAAATTTGGTAATACCGGTTAAAAAGACAAACTGGAGGTAAGCATCTAAACTTTTTATGGTTGTATAAAAACTTTTTAGTATTGCTTGTTGTGCTTTGGCTGTTACTTTTTCGTGCAAATGAGTAAGGATCGGATAGTCGTATTCATCGACGAGCATTACTACTTTGCTGTGTTGAGCTAGTTGAGTAACAAGGTCTTGCAGCGCTTCTTCGGGACTTTCTTTTGCCAGGGTTGGCAAGCCATGTTCTTGGGCAATATTTGCCATGCGCCGTATTAAGCTGTCGCGCAATTCTTGCGGTGTAGCATGTGGTAAGCTTGAAAAATCAATATGAATGACGACATGGTTATCCCATGCAAATTTTTGATTAGTTTTGCCAATCCATAGATTCTTGAATAGTTTTTGATTGCCGAGAAAAATTTCTTTGAGGGTAGAAATCAGGAGTGATTTTCCAAAACGCCGTGGGCGTGACAAAAAATAATATGAGCCGGTCGTAATAAGATGGTATATCTGTTCTGTTTTATCAACATACACACAATCTTGTTCGATAAGCTTGGCAAATGTTTGTATGCCTATGGGAAGCTTTTTCATGATACCTGCTTTTTTTTACTTAATAATGATTCTAAAAAGCAGCATACGCGATGACAGAAAAAAATAATAGGGATGCAAAGATCTTTATGAGGTTCTCTTGTGTTATAGTAATGCCTCTGGATATTCTGTGCACAAAGCCTCAAGGCTTCCTGCTTTTTGTAGTTCTTCGCAGAATTGCTCAAGCCCTTTTTGGTGGTAGTCGTTAAACCTCACCACGGGTCTTTTAGAGACAAGGAACTGCTTAATTTCTTGTGGCGTTAAGGTTATGCCGGCTTTGTTACCCAGGTGTGCCAGGTAAGCAGCAACCGTTACCGCACTGCGGCCCTTGCCAGCTTTGCAATGCACATAGGCGAGTGTATGCGGTGTGGCATCACGGTGTTCAAGGTCATATACTGCTTTTACCAAGTCGATGAATGCTGGTGGCCCAGAGTCGGTAGTTACATAGGTGAAAGCTTTGAGTTTTTTGGGATTATTTTTAACAAGTTTGGCAAGCCCGGACCAATTACGCTCAAAAGGGCGGTTCAGGGTATAGACCTTAATAATAGCAACGTCCGACAGTCCGAATTCGTCTCTGAGTTTTTGTATATTGGTTTCTTGTGATGGAATGCTGCCAAGCATGAGGGGTGATTTGCCATCGCTGATACGGGTAATGATACCTCGTTGATTTCGTTCTAT
This window encodes:
- a CDS encoding AAA family ATPase; its protein translation is MKKLPIGIQTFAKLIEQDCVYVDKTEQIYHLITTGSYYFLSRPRRFGKSLLISTLKEIFLGNQKLFKNLWIGKTNQKFAWDNHVVIHIDFSSLPHATPQELRDSLIRRMANIAQEHGLPTLAKESPEEALQDLVTQLAQHSKVVMLVDEYDYPILTHLHEKVTAKAQQAILKSFYTTIKSLDAYLQFVFLTGITKFSKTSIFSGLNNLKDISNTPQGASLLGYTDDEIVLFFEPHITAIAQEQQIPFADIVQQIKIWYDGYRFSSKNILVYNPFSVLLYLDSGIFENYWFETGTPSFLVAMLRDKYKSIENIATGKIGVSSLGTFNIESIPLVTLLFQTGYLTIKAFDVNSRKYRLGFPNKEVAISFEKHLMSIFTYHEETDVDNYIFNMRDALDGNDLETFFDYLKTLFANIPYHLHIKQEKYYHSLFQFMGNLLGLDVQSEVATDKGRIDVTIITKKYIHIFEFKFNASAKVALEQIEQKKYYEKYRNKNKKIIMVGVSFNRTDDDLELEYITKNVILK